From Besnoitia besnoiti strain Bb-Ger1 chromosome X, whole genome shotgun sequence, one genomic window encodes:
- a CDS encoding hypothetical protein (encoded by transcript BESB_016840), whose product MEDVPDADFRGGRAPRCGYVVQSKRRPLSAGRSSGVSVLAIECKVSQGDAALGAGLPSARLEINFLFAAVLIVCAEDRRRPFAVWREEVKQEVLRAGKARGPDCEHASHDSCEESAEEVKHLGRRARGGRSGTRDWDNGFGIVKGMHGR is encoded by the coding sequence ATGGAAGACGTACCCGACGCCGATTTcaggggcggccgcgcccctcgGTGTGGCTATGTTGTTCAAAGCAAGCGGaggccgctctccgcgggtCGCTCGTCCGGCGTCTCTGTTTTGGCTATCGAGTGCAAAGTTTCgcaaggcgacgccgctctcggcgctggGCTCCCCTCTGCCCGCCTCGAGATCAACTTCCTgttcgccgccgtcctcatCGTTTGCGCTGAAGATCGGCGGAGACCGTTCGCGGTCTGGCGGGAAGAAGTGAAGCAGGAGGTGCTCCGCGCAGGAAAGGCAAGAGGTCCCGACTGCGAGCACGCCAGCCACGACAGCTGCGAAGAGAGTGCAGAGGAAGTGAAACACCTtggacggcgagcgaggggGGGACGAAGCGGGACGCGCGACTGGGACAACGGGTTTGGGATAGTGAAAGGCATGCATGGTCGCTGA
- a CDS encoding hypothetical protein (encoded by transcript BESB_016860) gives MSWWRTFSGRARRETLLQGSPAYKWAVWTAGIGGGLVWIWETEKNAPVSERRIFLPAKREVMMSEAEIKKWNERYSGGVALMSPPPPPAESDDAAAARRQRGSAGRRGNDNPGREAGEGPILFRSLHQPSIHLEEIQRQPEIERRNRSREKERRRRRKEMREYEEAQERTGRRAAVSVEEAREKLRDDLRRDRDRDRGGGDQTNWYRKQSYFGSLR, from the coding sequence ATGAGTTGGTGGCGGACCTTTTCGgggcgcgctcggcgcgaaACACTGCTCCAGGGCTCTCCTGCGTACAAATGGGCTGTCTGGACGGCGGGCATTGGCGGGGGGCTCGTGTGGATCTgggaaacagagaaaaacgcTCCTGTGTCGGAGCGGAGAATCTTCTtgccggcgaagcgcgaggtgATGATGAGTGAGGCGGAGATCAAAAAGTGGAATGAGAGGTacagcggaggcgtcgcgttgatgtcgcctcctccccctcccgctgagtcagacgacgcagcagcggctcgccgccagaGAGGCTCCGCAGGCCGACGAGGCAATGACAATCCCGGCAGAGAAGCCGGAGAAGGCCCGATCCTCTTTCGGTCGCTGCACCAGCCCTCCATACATCTCGAAGAGATTCAGCGACAACCGGAGATTGAGCGGCGAAACCGGTCGCGGGAAAaagagcgaagacggcgacgcaaaGAAATGCGGGAGTatgaggaggcgcaggaacgCACCGGCCGACGTGCCGCAGTGTCCGTCGAGGAAGCTCGTGAGAAGCTTAGAGACGACTTGCGCAGAGATCGGGATAGAgaccgcggcgggggagacCAGACAAACTGGTACAGGAAGCAGTCATACTTTGGGAGCTTGCGATGA
- a CDS encoding hypothetical protein (encoded by transcript BESB_016820), protein MAVPKGKRSKHKCKQRQLIYFFDQFDGVFKRRRESFYRSFYSPPYFSKLTHQTTGTPSVLRPFRFPGFWPGRFAFKMATTLLTRGRGQ, encoded by the exons ATGGCAGTCCCAAAGGGGAAGCGCAGCAAGCACAAGTGCAAGCAGCGCCAGTTGATCTACTTCTTTGACCAGTTCGACGGGGTGttcaagcgccgccgcgaatcCTTCTATCGCTCCTTCTACAGCCCTCCGTACTTCTCCAAACTCACCCACCAGACCACCGGCACGCCGTCGGTCCTGAGGCCCTTCAGATTTCCTGGCTTCTGGCCTGGAAG ATTCGCCTTCAAGATGGCAACGACCCTCCtgacgcgcggccgcggccagTAG
- a CDS encoding hypothetical protein (encoded by transcript BESB_016830), with the protein MSGMSSPRCDGAAADWSPQEKKATEHLSSRQSELPAMSVRFWAKLSSSVSRQSGVRETTPMHAERDVRAFKLQNAILDAEKKDRGKAHDDERKREASLQ; encoded by the coding sequence ATGAGTGGCATGAGCTCGCCGCGGTGTGATGGAGCGGCGGCTGACTGGTCGCCGCAGGAAAAAAAGGCAACAGAGCACCTTTCTTCTCGCCAAAGCGAGTTGCCAGCGATGAGCGTTCGTTTCTGGGCGAAGCTGAGCTCCAGCGTGTCGAGGCAGTCCGGTGTTCGCGAGACAACTCCCATGCACGCGGAGCGAGATGTGCGCGCCTTCAAACTGCAGAATGCAATTTtagacgcagagaaaaaagacagaGGGAAAGCACACGACGACGAGAGAAAGCGCGAAGCGAGTCTGCAGTAG
- a CDS encoding hypothetical protein (encoded by transcript BESB_016850), translated as MALCIAAHRKTTAGVSVDANQVLRGEGLALANVPMEQDRVYFEVHVVEPGRLLVGAARGTAGDSASWSGADYDDLLSQQPPSSRSFVEFGGPDGVAVEKDDVISCAFDQSDFPTSFEVFLNGAPLRDQTLTGEAHSDSVL; from the exons ATGGCCCTGTGCATCGCCGCTCACAGGAAGACGACAGCAGGCGTCTCGGTGGACGCCAACCAAGTGCTGCGGGGGGAGGGCTTGGCGCTGGCGAACGTCCCAATGGAGCAGGATCGAGTCTATTTCG AAGTGCATGTCGTGGAGCCTGGCCGCCTGCTGGTAGGCGCTGCCAGAGGGACGGCGGGTGACTCCGCATCATGGTCGGGTGCCGACTACGACGATCTGCTCTCGCAGCAACCCCCCTCCTCACG GTCCTTCGTCGAGTTCGGCGGCCCCGATGGCGTGGCGGTGGAGAAGGACGATGTCATC TCCTGCGCCTTCGACCAGTCTGATTTTCCAACTTCCTTTGAGGTATTTTTGaacggcgcgcctcttcgagACCAGACGCTGACAGGTGAAGCGCACTCCGATTCGGTCCTCTGA